The Schizosaccharomyces pombe strain 972h- genome assembly, chromosome: I genome contains a region encoding:
- the atg43 gene encoding mitophagy receptor Atg43: MSSESKGIPIPRSDSNKTSDVSSWEEDYELISLGSSQDALQRSGIRSAHGDSGYASSPLRMEHLSSSTIIINNQLKKIDVNESIPENSTLHNKYELGAVESSTSSLSLLQSKEEDDSSNWETEDSESAVEEAELPTIFEGKTVISPSSSGTDHSEAVEYTVPTAPPIPDLRFQQSYLQSIQRANGSAFLVALITLRDHVLYPFLSGGMWVFVRHIFQFLKLQEKGFHFGQSLRRNLGLFSTFKD; this comes from the coding sequence ATGTCTTCTGAAAGCAAAGGAATACCAATTCCCCGCTCTGATTCTAACAAAACCAGCGACGTTAGTTCGTGGGAAGAAGATTACGAATTGATCAGCTTAGGCTCCAGTCAAGACGCTTTGCAAAGATCAGGCATTCGAAGTGCTCATGGAGATTCAGGATACGCGTCTTCTCCACTGCGAATGGAACATTTGAGTTCATCCACTATAATTATCAATAATCAACTAAAGAAGATAGACGTGAACGAAAGTATTCCTGAGAACTCAACGTTGCATAACAAGTATGAACTTGGTGCTGTAGAGAGCTCAACAAGTTCTCTTAGTTTGCTCCAGagtaaagaagaagatgataGCAGTAATTGGGAAACTGAGGATTCAGAATCTGCCGTCGAAGAGGCAGAGCTTCCCACTATATTCGAGGGAAAAACAGTGATATCTCCTAGTAGCTCTGGTACGGATCACAGTGAAGCTGTCGAATATACTGTTCCTACAGCTCCCCCAATACCGGACTTGCGATTCCAACAGTCATATCTCCAATCTATTCAGCGTGCAAATGGGTCTGCCTTTTTAGTTGCATTAATTACTCTTCGTGATCACGTTCTATATCCATTTTTAAGCGGAGGGATGTGGGTTTTTGTTCGCCatattttccaattcttAAAGCTCCAAGAGAAAGGGTTTCACTTTGGCCAGTCGCTTCGCCGGAATCTGGGCTTGTTTTCTACCTTCAAGGATTAA
- the smc5 gene encoding Smc5-6 complex SMC P-loop ATPase subunit Smc5, protein MDGLRPSKRRKSNPLYSDYALGSIVRIKLVNFVTYDYCELFPGPYLNLIIGPNGTGKSTIVSAICIGLGWPPKLLGRAKEAREFIKYGKNTATIEIEMKYRDDETVTITRQISQDKSSSFSINREACATSSITSLMDTFNVQLNNLCHFLPQDRVAEFAQLDPYSRLMETERAIDHEGLLPAHEKLIDLRKREREILQNKNQGQSTLNSLKDRQQALEKEVNIFKEREKIKSYIEMLGLAKMLVIYREKTNVFNQLRADKKKLKKDLKDLVEEFQPILDKGEELRSDLKLKDDTFNDYSSASMELNTSNLRARASFSNFMENEKKLYEKVNTNRTLLRNANLTLNEAQQSVKSLTERQGPRPSDNGVQDLQEKMQEVNAEKLQHENEKLESSHELGSIRTLKAQKLIDLDNIKRELSYYNDATKRKLDFMSSAPGWEDAYQTYQLLKEYESAFEAPAYGPIYMNLKCKEKGFAALIEGFFRTDTFRTFIMSNYNDYLKLMDLITSKTKYTPTIREFSSERKKKIEDFEPPCSREKLQSFGFDGYVIDFLEGPEVVLVALCHMLKIHQIPIAKRELPPASVNALNNFRLANGDPVLKTYLAGSSIHLVFRSAYGDREITRRTDPLPSRSIYFSENVEMDLVKRKEEQLNAQLSQLENLQNEERKLQEKVNEHESLLSRTNDILSTLRKERDEKLIPIHEWQQLQERIEHQTLLLRQREKVPEQFAAEIEKNEDIRKENFEALMNSVLKVKENSIKATNNFEKMLGSRLNVIEAKYKLEKHEMDANQVNARLTEVQDRLKDITDKLASAREDAMSLYGSVVDSLQTQSSDRQTAITELNEEFATSSEVDNKISIEETKLKFMNVNSYVMEQYDARKKEIEELESKMSDFDQSVEELQDEMNSIKEDWVSKLEENVQCISDRFSKGMSGMGYAGEVRLGKSDDYDKWYIDILVQFREEEGLQKLTGQRQSGGERSVSTIMYLLSLQGLAIAPFRIVDEINQGMDPRNERVVHRHIVNSVCDNAVSQYFLVTPKLLPDLTYHRNLKVLCICNGAWLPATFRTSLSTYFEKLKKSALISSS, encoded by the exons ATGGATGGCCTTAGGCCTTCGAaacgaagaaaaagtaatcCTTTGTATTCAGA TTACGCGTTAGGAAGTATTGTACGAATTAAATTAGTGAACTTTGTTACATACGATTATTGTGAACTGTTCCCTGGTCCATATCTAAATTTGATTATCGGTCCAAATGGGACAGGTAAGAGCACAATTGTTTCAGCAATATGCATTGGGCTGGGATGGCCCCCAAAA CTACTTGGGAGAGCTAAAGAGGCCCGTGAATTTATAAAGTATGGCAAAAACACTGCAACCatagaaattgaaatgaaGTATCGTGACGATGAAACGGTTACTATCACGAGACAAATAAGCCAGGATAAGAGTAGTTCTTTCTCTATTAATAGGGAAGCATGTGCCACTTCTTCAATAACGTCTCTAATGGATACTTTCAATGTACAATTGAATAATCTTTGTCATTTTTTACCACAAGACCGTGTTGCAGAATTCGCTCAGCTTGATCCTTATTCTAGACTGATGGAAACTGAGCGTGCAATTGACCATGAAGGGTTACTTCCCGCACATGAGAAGCTTATTGATTTACGAAAACGAGAAAGggaaattttacaaaataaaaaccaaGGACAATCAAcattaaattcattaaaagatAGACAACAGGCACTAGAGAAGGAAGtcaatatatttaaagaacgggaaaaaatcaaatcatACATCGAAATGCTAGGGTTAGCTAAAATGTTAGTTATATACAGAGAGAAAACCAATGTCTTTAACCAACTTCGTGcagacaaaaaaaaattaaaaaaggatttgaaAGACCTAGTGGAAGAATTTCAACCTATTTTGGATAAAGGTGAAGAGCTGCGTTCGGATTTAAAACTAAAAGATGATACATTTAACGATTACTCCTCCGCTTCGATGGAACTTAATACCTCAAATTTAAGAGCCAGAGCTTCTTTTTCGAATTTCATGGAGAACGAGAAAAAGCTTTATGAGAAGGTTAATACCAATCGAACACTTTTACGGAATGCAAATCTTACATTAAATGAAGCACAACAATCGGTGAAGTCATTAACAGAAAGACAAGGCCCAAGACCTTCGGATAACGGTGTTCAAGATCTACAAGAAAAGATGCAAGAAGTTAATGCGGAAAAACTTCAACATGAAAACGAGAAACTTGAGAGCTCTCATGAACTAGGTAGTATCAGAACATTGAAAGCACAAAAGCTTATTGACCTTGATAACATTAAAAGAGAGTTGTCCTACTACAACGATGCTACGAAAAGGAAACTAGACTTTATGTCTTCTGCTCCAGGCTGGGAAGATGCTTATCAGACGTATCAGTTATTGAAGGAATACGAATCTGCGTTTGAAGCACCCGCATACGGCCCAATTTATatgaatttgaaatgtaAGGAAAAAGGGTTTGCAGCTTTGATAGAAGGGTTTTTTCGCACGGATACGTTTCGAACATTTATAATGTCAAATTATAATGATTATCTAAAGTTAATGGATCTTATCACTTCAAAAACTAAGTACACTCCTACTATAAGAGAATTCTCCAGTGAacgaaaaaagaagatagAAGATTTTGAACCTCCATGCTCTCGTGAGAAGCTTCAGTCTTTCGGGTTTGACGGATATGTGATCGATTTTTTAGAGGGGCCAGAAGTGGTTTTGGTTGCTTTGTGCCAtatgttaaaaattcatcaaattcCGATTGCAAAAAGGGAACTACCTCCCGCATCAGTGAATGCGTTAAACAATTTTCGTCTGGCTAACGGGGATCCAGTTCTTAAAACTTACTTGGCGGGCTCATCTATCCACTTGGTTTTTCGTTCAGCTTACGGTGATAGAGAAATTACTAGGCGAACAGACCCATTACCTTCTCGCagtatatatttttccGAGAACGTTGAGATGGATTTGGTAAAGCGAAAGGAGGAGCAACTAAATGCTCAACTCTCTCAATTGGAAAATTTACAGAATGAGGAAAGAAAGTTACAAGAAAAGGTAAATGAGCACGAATCGCTGCTTTCTCGTACAAACGATATATTATCTACTCTACGAAAAGAGCGTGACGAAAAATTAATTCCTATTCACGAATGGCAACAATTACAAGAAAGAATAGAACACCAAACTCTTCTACTAAGACAAAGAGAGAAAGTTCCTGAGCAATTTGCAgctgaaattgaaaaaaatgaagatatCAGGAAAGAGAACTTCGAAGCTCTTATGAATTCGGTGTTAAAAGTTAAGGAGAATTCAATTAAAGCTACGAATAATTTCGAGAAGATGTTGGGAAGTAGACTTAATGTCATAGAAGCGAAATAcaaacttgaaaaacaCGAGATGGATGCCAACCAAGTCAACGCTCGATTGACAGAAGTACAAGATCGTCTTAAAGATATTACCGATAAGTTAGCCTCAGCAAGGGAGGATGCTATGTCCTTGTACGGTTCAGTGGTTGATTCATTGCAGACACAATCATCTGACAGACAAACGGCAATAACTgaattaaatgaagaatttgcTACTAGTTCGGAAGTGGATAACAAAATTAGCATCGAAGAAACGAAACTGAAGTTTATGAATGTTAATAGTTACGTTATGGAACAATATGATGCgcgtaaaaaagaaattgaggaACTAGAATCGAAAATGTCAGACTTTGATCAATCCGTTGAAGAGCTCCAAGACGAGATGAACTCAATCAAAGAGGATTGGGTTAGTAAGTTAGAGGAGAATGTTCAATGTATTAGCGATAGATTTTCTAAAGGAATGAGTGGAATGGGATATGCTGGAGAAGTTCGACTAGGGAAATCCGACGATTATGATAAATGGTATATCGATATTTTAGTACAATTTCGAGAGGAAGAAGGACTTCAAAAACTTACGGGTCAACGACAATCTGGTGGAGAACGTTCTGTATCTACTataatgtatttattatcTTTACAAGGTTTGGCAATTGCTCCGTTTCGAATAGTTgatgaaataaatcaaGGAATGGATCCTCGAAATGAACGAGTTGTGCATAGGCATATCGTCAATTCAGTGTGTGACAACGCTGTTTCACAATACTTCTTAGTCACTCCAAAGTTATTACCAGATTTGACATACCATCGAAATTTGAAAGTGCTATGTATTTGTAATGGTGCTTGGTTACCAGCAACTTTTAGAACATCCCTTTCTAcctattttgaaaagttaaaGAAGTCCGCACTCATTTCTTCGTCATAA
- the dad3 gene encoding DASH complex subunit Dad3, with protein sequence MSLEEKRALQNQILAEYANLASNLETLVKVLQDMVYNPSNNILDSLRDLEKEVGLVYTLYKASVWAILADLENNQEGKSGMFQDES encoded by the exons ATGAGTTTAGAGGAAAAAAGAGCTCTCCAGAATCAAATTTTAGCTGAATATGCTAATCTTGCATCAAATTTAGAAACA CTTGTTAAGGTGTTACAGGACATGGTTTATAATCCCAGCAACAATATTCTGGACTCGCTAAGGGATTTAGAAAAGGAGGTTGGACTTGTATATACTCTTTACAAAGCTAGTGTTTGGGCGATTTTGGCAGACCTAGAAAATAACCAAGAAGGTAAAAGCGGCATGTTTCAAGATGAAAGTTGA
- the mek1 gene encoding meiosis-specific serine/threonine protein kinase — protein sequence MDFLSHAMLSRSESTQILCELSQIDESTMDPQYTEDDVLARLFVFSSSSPQTVLNVKKYEDVSVGRSNTCNYQLLQFTASYKHFRVYSVLIDDDMDPLVYCEDQSSNGTFLNHRLIGKGNSVLLSDGDILDVRHCASFLFQQKYTTDNDFHHEYAGERFNITQRLLGIGGFSRIYMAMDNNTGGQYACKIIDKKKISTKRFFEDHEMTILRKLDHPNIIKVNMEYNSETQFFIFEEMVTGGDLFSYLTKLGTVPEVTTLFIMFQILQGLKYLHEQNIIHRDLKLENILIASSSDTIFRIILTDFGVARCMQKGKRLSTFVGTPEYTAPEIQRLKGRSQVEKENSSGYGKEVDLWSLGVIMFLLLSGNSPSFADGVKEKQVDFRDPVWKSVSRQAKDLISNLLKTNPPDRFTVKQCLSHPWFARHSSRLTKLYETRILKPLKHSRL from the exons ATGGACTTTTTATCACATGCCATGCTTAGTCGATCTGAATCAACGCAAATTCTTTGTGAATTGAGTCAAATAGACGAAAGTACTATGGATCCTCAATATACTGAAGATGATGTTCTCGCTCgattgtttgttttttcatcatcttctCCACAAACAG TACTGAATGTTAAGAAATATGAAGACGTTTCTGTTGGAAGGAGTAATACATGCAATTATCAGCTTCTGCAATTCACTGCCAGTTATAAGCACTTTAGAGTGTATTCGGTGCTAATCGATGATGATATGGATCCCCTTGTTTATTGTGAAGATCAGAGCTCTAATGGAACATTCTTAAATCATCGTTTAATTGGTAAAGGCAATAGCGTCCTTTTATCGGATGGAGATATACTCGATGTTCGGCACTGCGcttcctttcttttccaGCAGAAATACACTACTGATAATGATTTTCATCACGAGTATGCGGGTGAGAGATTTAACATCACTCAAAGACTATTGGGAATTGGTGGCTTCTCGCGCATTTACATGGCAATGGATAATAACACTGGGGGACAATACGCGTGTAAAATCATcgacaagaaaaaaatctcaaCGAAACGGTTTTTCGAGGACCACGAGATGACAATTCTTAGGAAACTTGATCATCCTAACATTATCAAAGTAAACATGGAGTATAATTCGGAAACTCAGTT TTTTATATTTGAGGAAATGGTGACGGGAGGAGATTTGTTCAGTTATTTAACGAAATTGGGAACGGTTCCTGAAGTTACcactttatttattatgttTCAAATTCTACAAGGgctaaaatatttacatgAGCAGAATATAATTCACAGGGatttaaaacttgaaaatattCTCATTGCGTCGTCCTCTGATACCATTTTTAGAATCATTTTAACCGATTTTGGTGTTGCAAGATGTATGCAGAAGGGAAAAAGACTTTCGACTTTCGTAGGCACTCCGGAATATACCGCCCCGGAAATCCAAAGATTAAAAGGAAGGTCTCAAgtggaaaaggaaaattctTCTGGTTACGGTAAAGAGGTCGATTTATGGAGCCTTGGAGTAATTATGTTTTTGCTGTTGTCAGGTAATTCACCATCATTTGCAGATGGagtgaaagaaaaacaagtgGATTTTCGAGATCCTGTTTGGAAATCCGTCTCCAGGCAAGCCAAAGATCTGATatcaaatcttttaaaaacgaATCCCCCAGATCGGTTCACAGTCAAACAATGTCTTTCCCATCCCTGGTTCGCGCGACATAGTAGTCGTCTCACCAAATTATATGAAACTCGTATTCTCAAACCTCTTAAACATTCCCGGCTATAG